One region of Oryza sativa Japonica Group chromosome 5, ASM3414082v1 genomic DNA includes:
- the LOC107277244 gene encoding uncharacterized protein, with protein MGCCVSKKSDELLPGSAAAAAGEEVEAPRRRVDQARDPPPTEEEKVKEVLSETPAPSARARPRQRRVAGAVAPSVERGGGGGEKVARAKEGGGGGGRVRARRAVGAERATSEKSEAASESSVATTATGPERSPGKPARKRAVVSGELGRARRDRGPAAAVHGAGRPGGGRASPSPPPPPRREPGERPTRRSPSPATKRPPDQRRTAASAGAAAGAASGPQRKPPVPPRPCGRASPRRAQETNSPASSTTTTQSRGPPPHCSSPPPPQDAGASAAGAGEEVAGGRGEGKESLDNPSVAMECFIFL; from the coding sequence ATGGGTTGCTGCGTCAGCAAGAAGAGCGATGAGCTTCTGCCGgggtccgcggcggcggcggcgggggaggaggtagAGGCTCCCCGGCGGCGGGTGGATCAGGCGCGCGACCCGCCGccgacggaggaggagaaggtcaaGGAGGTGCTCTCCGAGACCCCGGCACCCAGCGCCAGGGCGAGGCCGCGGCAGAGGCGTGTTGCGGGCGCCGTGGCGCCGTCggtggagcgaggaggaggaggaggggagaaggtGGCCAGGGCGaaggagggtggtggtggtggtggtagggtGAGGGCGCGTCGAGCGGTCGGGGCGGAGCGTGCCACCAGCGAGAAGTCGGAGGCGGCCTCGGAGTCGTCGGTGGCTACCACGGCCACGGGGCCCGAGCGGTCACCGGGGAAGCCGGCCAGGAAGCGCGCCGTCGTGTCCGGCGAACTCGGCCGCGCCAGGCGGGACAGGGGACCCGCTGCGGCTGttcacggcgccggccgccccggGGGAGGCCGCGCGtctccctccccgccgccgccgccgcgtcgcgagCCTGGCGAGCGGCCCACCCGGAGGTCCCCGTCTCCCGCCACGAAACGGCCACCGGACcagcgccgcaccgccgcctcggCCGGCGCTGCTGCCGGTGCCGCCTCGGGCCCCCAGCGGAAGCCGCCCGTCCCCCCGAGGCCGTGCGgccgcgcctcgccgcggcgcgcgcaggAGACGAACTCACCGGCGTCGTCGACGACCACGACGCAATCGCGCGGGCCTCCTCCGCATTGCtcgtccccaccgccaccgcaggATGCCggtgcctccgccgccggcgccggcgaggaagtggccggcggccgcggcgaggggAAGGAGTCGCTAGACAACCCTTCGGTGGCCATGGAGTGCTTCATATTCCTCTAG